One region of Candidatus Rokuibacteriota bacterium genomic DNA includes:
- a CDS encoding copper resistance protein CopC — MRHRGLRGVPSLCLLLSLSWVVVAFAQPAWRHGILLESSPKDGETVSGVTRLDLRFNSRIDPAFSRLRLSSGPPRHLSAAAPLALEAPAPDRVSATVGPLSPGPYTVHWQVFAKDGHLSHGRSSFELAREPK; from the coding sequence CGTGCCGTCGCTCTGCCTGCTCCTCTCCCTCTCGTGGGTGGTCGTGGCGTTTGCACAGCCGGCGTGGAGGCACGGGATCCTCCTCGAATCCTCTCCGAAGGACGGTGAGACCGTCAGCGGAGTGACTCGGCTCGATCTCCGCTTCAACAGCCGGATCGATCCGGCGTTCTCCCGACTCCGCCTATCCAGTGGCCCGCCGCGGCATCTTTCTGCGGCGGCCCCGCTGGCGTTGGAGGCGCCGGCGCCGGACCGCGTCTCGGCCACGGTCGGTCCGCTGTCTCCAGGTCCCTACACCGTTCACTGGCAGGTGTTCGCGAAGGACGGGCACCTGAGCCACGGGCGGTCCTCGTTCGAGCTCGCCCGGGAACCGAAGTGA
- a CDS encoding redoxin domain-containing protein, whose amino-acid sequence MTRRRWGLARAALRWVAPAVAVLVLVGPAPAGEDVPALLAALSIGAPPHPIAAPSFTLPDLGGQPRSLADYRGRTVLLYFWTTW is encoded by the coding sequence ATGACACGTCGTCGATGGGGCTTGGCAAGAGCGGCGCTGCGGTGGGTGGCTCCGGCGGTTGCCGTGCTGGTGCTGGTCGGCCCCGCGCCGGCCGGGGAGGACGTGCCGGCGCTGCTCGCGGCGCTCTCGATCGGTGCTCCGCCGCATCCAATCGCCGCGCCGTCATTCACGCTGCCCGACCTCGGCGGCCAGCCCCGATCGCTCGCCGACTACCGCGGCCGGACGGTTCTTCTCTACTTCTGGACCACGTGGTGA
- a CDS encoding TlpA family protein disulfide reductase gives MIVGALTLLLGALAGPASARDPAFSAMAVTHDPREDEAPDFTLATPVGQRVRLADLRGQAVLLNFWATWCPPCRLEMPAMERLYREFRDQGFVILAVDLDESPKLVAKFMSDFRLSFPAPIDPGSRVAALYRVPGVPTTFLIDRRGRMLGVAVGPREWATPEGRTLIRGLLDRR, from the coding sequence ATGATCGTCGGAGCCTTGACTCTCCTGCTCGGTGCGCTGGCCGGGCCAGCATCGGCCCGCGACCCGGCGTTCTCCGCCATGGCAGTGACTCACGACCCCCGCGAAGACGAGGCTCCCGACTTCACCCTCGCCACGCCCGTCGGCCAGCGCGTGCGGCTCGCGGACCTTCGTGGCCAGGCGGTGCTATTGAATTTCTGGGCGACCTGGTGCCCGCCATGTCGTCTCGAGATGCCCGCCATGGAGCGTCTGTACCGCGAGTTCAGGGACCAAGGGTTCGTGATCCTCGCGGTGGACCTGGACGAGAGCCCGAAGCTCGTGGCGAAGTTCATGAGCGATTTCCGGCTCAGCTTTCCGGCGCCGATCGACCCCGGCTCCAGGGTCGCGGCGCTGTATCGCGTGCCCGGGGTCCCCACGACGTTCCTCATCGACCGGCGCGGGCGCATGCTGGGCGTCGCCGTCGGGCCGCGGGAGTGGGCGACTCCCGAGGGCCGCACGCTGATCCGTGGGCTACTGGACCGCCGATGA